From Kiritimatiellia bacterium, the proteins below share one genomic window:
- a CDS encoding Gfo/Idh/MocA family oxidoreductase, with translation MLKIGVVGYGHRSSGLVNRYLLEEEPDARVAGVVDPDEANARARLPEADRNEAVFYTTLPEMLRKAKLDGIIVGPRCNLHTPYAIEASRFDVPMFLEKPVAISMAQATALERAFEKSKCPVVVSFPLRLSPLCALAREQIAGGAVGKPEHILAVNYVTYGAGFFEQHYRNYQVTQGLFLQKATHDFDAMSYLMDSPIVKVAATASWGRVYGGKKPAGLKCSQCREAETCPESPANRRKVQEGSPIEDLMYTHLYCPEDLKKRPREDHLCPFSVDCGTPEKGMNEDSSSALVEFKNGAKGVYTQVFYACRPARGATVSGYKGAVSFDWYKNNLKLSRRSSSYTDTISGGHYQPHFGGDRELIHDFIRVMKGGKKIRATLAMGIQSVYACLAAKESALKGRFINVRQVGQEKDILMK, from the coding sequence ATGCTCAAAATAGGCGTGGTCGGTTACGGACATCGTTCAAGCGGGTTGGTGAACCGATATTTGCTTGAGGAGGAGCCCGACGCCCGCGTGGCCGGGGTCGTGGACCCGGACGAGGCAAACGCGCGCGCGCGTTTGCCGGAAGCCGACCGGAACGAGGCGGTGTTTTACACCACCCTGCCGGAAATGCTGCGCAAAGCAAAACTGGACGGCATCATCGTCGGGCCGCGGTGCAATCTGCACACACCCTATGCCATTGAGGCGTCCAGATTTGATGTTCCGATGTTTCTGGAAAAACCGGTGGCGATTTCCATGGCGCAGGCAACGGCCCTGGAAAGGGCGTTTGAAAAATCAAAATGTCCGGTCGTTGTGAGTTTTCCCCTGCGCCTCTCCCCCCTCTGCGCCCTCGCGCGGGAGCAGATTGCCGGCGGCGCGGTCGGCAAGCCGGAGCATATCCTGGCGGTCAATTATGTTACTTACGGCGCCGGATTTTTTGAACAGCATTACCGGAATTACCAGGTTACCCAGGGCCTGTTTTTGCAGAAGGCCACCCATGATTTTGACGCCATGAGTTACCTGATGGATTCGCCGATCGTGAAAGTGGCGGCCACGGCGTCTTGGGGCCGGGTCTACGGCGGCAAAAAACCGGCCGGCCTGAAATGCTCGCAATGCCGCGAGGCGGAAACCTGCCCGGAAAGTCCGGCAAACCGCCGCAAGGTTCAGGAGGGGTCCCCTATTGAAGACCTTATGTACACCCACCTGTATTGCCCGGAAGACCTGAAAAAACGCCCCCGGGAAGACCATCTCTGCCCGTTCAGCGTTGATTGCGGCACGCCGGAAAAAGGGATGAATGAAGATTCCTCCAGCGCGCTGGTTGAATTCAAGAACGGCGCCAAAGGGGTTTACACGCAGGTTTTTTATGCCTGCCGGCCGGCCAGGGGCGCGACCGTCAGCGGCTACAAGGGGGCCGTCTCCTTTGACTGGTACAAGAACAATCTCAAGCTGTCGCGCCGTTCCAGCTCCTATACCGACACCATCAGCGGCGGGCATTACCAGCCGCATTTCGGCGGCGACCGCGAATTGATCCATGATTTCATCAGGGTGATGAAGGGCGGCAAAAAAATCCGCGCCACCCTCGCCATGGGCATCCAGAGCGTATACGCCTGCCTGGCGGCGAAAGAATCAGCATTGAAAGGCCGGTTTATCAATGTCAGACAAGTGGGACAAGAAAAGGATATTTTGATGAAATGA